A window of the Blastopirellula sediminis genome harbors these coding sequences:
- a CDS encoding class II glutamine amidotransferase codes for MCRWLAYHGPSLRLSALLTRPDHSLIDQSRHARQNVETTNGDGFGVGWYGEELAPGLYRETHPAWNDLNFQHLADHIHSRLFLAHVRAATGTPIQRTNCHPFAFENWLFQHNGSVPEFRRLKRRLLFDIDPRLFPFVEGSTDSETLFYLALTFGLRDDPPAALAKMIAHVEQIKQAAEIDQPFNFSACTTDGERIWAVRYASDGESRTLYHSRHVNALRSIDGTYAPLPEGAAIVLSEPLDEVTEHWEEVPEGSLLTVNAERTTITPFEPAFS; via the coding sequence ATGTGTCGTTGGCTCGCGTATCACGGCCCTTCGCTCCGTTTGAGCGCGCTCTTGACTCGTCCTGATCATTCGCTGATCGATCAGAGTCGGCATGCGCGGCAGAATGTCGAGACGACCAATGGGGACGGCTTTGGCGTCGGTTGGTATGGAGAGGAGCTCGCGCCGGGCCTTTATCGCGAGACCCATCCCGCGTGGAACGACCTCAACTTTCAGCATCTGGCCGACCATATCCATTCGCGGCTGTTTCTCGCCCACGTCCGGGCAGCGACCGGAACGCCGATTCAGCGGACCAACTGCCATCCGTTCGCCTTCGAGAACTGGCTGTTTCAACACAATGGCTCGGTCCCTGAATTTCGCCGCCTGAAACGACGGTTGCTGTTCGATATCGATCCGCGCTTGTTCCCTTTTGTCGAAGGCTCGACCGATTCGGAAACGCTCTTCTATCTCGCGCTGACGTTTGGCCTGCGTGACGATCCGCCGGCCGCGTTGGCGAAGATGATCGCGCATGTCGAGCAGATCAAACAAGCGGCCGAAATCGACCAGCCGTTCAACTTCAGCGCCTGCACGACTGACGGCGAGCGCATTTGGGCGGTCCGCTACGCCAGCGACGGGGAGTCGCGAACTCTCTATCACAGCCGTCACGTCAATGCGCTCCGCTCGATCGACGGAACCTACGCGCCGCTACCGGAAGGAGCGGCGATCGTCCTCTCCGAACCGCTCGACGAAGTGACCGAACACTGGGAAGAAGTGCCGGAGGGATCGCTGCTGACGGTCAACGCCGAGCGGACGACGATCACGCCGTTTGAGCCGGCGTTTTCATAA
- a CDS encoding c-type cytochrome — translation MENWTWFAETVVPRDIALPLPVDAEVLRSLLIPLFLLHILFVNLMVGGTILATLFEWMGYLQRESKWDRLAEKIAETVTVNKSMAVVLGVGPLLIVNLLYTLTFYSSNALTGHAWILIVPLVTLAFLLTYLHKYTWNRCESGVWKLLHIWVGMLSTFLFLTIPFIFLGNVNLMNYPDKWYDVQGFFSALNIGNGNVYFRYLHFVVASIAVTSLFLCMWLTYSQRVRNMLPEGFTAPGIRRTFYSIAFYVTMAQFVIGPTLLLVLPRVGLSTFMLSAILTGACLGVVLLVLMKIEINASDERIGRLWLPIYFVFLFVAFSMGAGRQQYRDNSLQSFNVAVAQRTAAFRHEVDMFNVEFAKGMAGPQSGEQLFKMVCASCHQVDVAKAAPTLKEIYELHKDKPEEIVAWATAPGYKRKQFNKMPPMAHLGQDKLALIADYMLEIGSGKKELVIDDSNWIRTLDPDAVAQTAAEASGDANAGAALFVSQTCVSCHRSVDGAKPIGPPLEGIAKRLKKEEIIESILKPSAKIAEGYESWSLLTFDGQVLTGMIVEENEDEGTLKLRQPDGKIIELLEDDIDGMKKQDLSTMPAGVVDNISPEQLADLVAYLQSLEK, via the coding sequence ATGGAAAACTGGACCTGGTTCGCGGAGACCGTCGTTCCCCGCGATATCGCATTGCCGTTGCCGGTCGACGCGGAAGTGCTGCGCAGTCTGCTGATTCCGCTGTTTCTGTTGCATATCCTGTTCGTCAACTTGATGGTCGGCGGCACGATCCTGGCGACCCTCTTCGAGTGGATGGGCTATCTGCAGCGTGAGTCGAAATGGGATCGCCTGGCCGAAAAGATCGCCGAGACGGTGACCGTCAACAAAAGCATGGCGGTGGTGCTCGGCGTGGGGCCGCTCTTGATCGTCAACTTGCTTTACACGCTGACGTTCTACTCGTCGAACGCGCTGACCGGGCACGCGTGGATCTTGATCGTGCCGCTGGTGACGCTCGCCTTTTTGCTTACCTACTTGCATAAGTACACCTGGAATCGGTGCGAAAGCGGCGTCTGGAAGCTGCTGCACATCTGGGTCGGCATGCTGTCGACGTTCCTCTTTCTGACGATCCCCTTCATCTTTTTGGGGAACGTCAATCTGATGAACTATCCCGACAAGTGGTACGACGTCCAGGGGTTCTTCTCGGCGCTCAATATTGGCAACGGCAACGTCTACTTCCGCTATCTCCACTTTGTCGTCGCGTCGATTGCGGTGACCTCGCTCTTCCTCTGCATGTGGCTCACCTACAGCCAACGCGTTCGCAACATGCTGCCGGAAGGATTTACGGCCCCAGGCATTCGCCGCACCTTCTATTCGATCGCGTTCTACGTCACCATGGCGCAGTTTGTAATTGGGCCGACATTGCTGCTGGTGCTGCCGCGAGTTGGGCTGAGCACGTTCATGCTCAGTGCGATATTGACCGGCGCCTGTTTGGGCGTCGTGCTGCTGGTGCTGATGAAGATCGAAATCAACGCCAGCGACGAGCGAATCGGTCGGCTCTGGCTGCCGATCTACTTTGTGTTTCTGTTCGTCGCCTTTTCGATGGGCGCCGGCCGCCAGCAATACCGCGACAACTCTTTGCAATCGTTCAACGTGGCGGTCGCCCAGCGAACTGCGGCGTTCCGACATGAAGTTGATATGTTCAACGTGGAGTTCGCCAAAGGGATGGCCGGCCCGCAGTCGGGCGAGCAGCTCTTCAAGATGGTCTGCGCCTCGTGTCACCAGGTCGACGTCGCCAAGGCGGCGCCGACGCTGAAGGAGATCTACGAGCTGCACAAAGACAAGCCAGAAGAGATTGTGGCCTGGGCGACGGCGCCAGGCTACAAGCGAAAGCAGTTCAACAAGATGCCGCCGATGGCCCACTTGGGACAAGATAAGCTCGCCCTGATCGCCGACTACATGCTGGAGATCGGCAGCGGCAAGAAGGAACTGGTGATCGACGACTCGAACTGGATTCGCACGCTCGATCCCGACGCAGTCGCGCAGACGGCGGCCGAAGCTTCCGGCGACGCGAACGCCGGGGCTGCGCTGTTCGTGTCGCAAACCTGCGTCTCGTGTCACCGTAGCGTCGACGGCGCCAAACCAATCGGCCCGCCGCTGGAAGGGATCGCCAAGCGTCTGAAGAAAGAGGAGATCATCGAGTCGATCTTGAAGCCATCGGCCAAGATCGCCGAAGGGTACGAGTCGTGGAGCCTGCTCACCTTTGACGGCCAGGTCCTGACCGGCATGATCGTCGAAGAAAACGAAGACGAAGGAACGCTCAAGCTGCGTCAGCCTGACGGCAAGATCATCGAACTGCTGGAAGACGATATCGATGGAATGAAGAAGCAAGACCTGTCGACCATGCCGGCCGGCGTGGTCGATAACATTTCGCCAGAGCAGTTGGCCGACTTGGTCGCCTATTTGCAATCGCTAGAGAAGTAA
- a CDS encoding c-type cytochrome codes for MDFPIFHLDGMGNRMLIAVIAIIHVMINHPLAVGIYPLITLLEWRGRKLGDERLDQFAKRITFVVFIITTSLGALTGVGIWFSTSLVAPFAIGSLIRVFFWAWFAEWIVFITEVMLILLYYMTWDRWNEGRAKSWHIGLGVTLSLMSWATMAIIVAILGFMMSVGSWEQGSDLLTAVLNPIYLPQLAFRTTLALATAGLFAWFMIGLIPKSQQDLRVQVTRFVSAWTLFWMPFWGLAAWWYMSVVPDAMKGLIPLGMMTQKFITWQDALLWASVGVISFIGIVALTGLLKPRWVPRAALLIPFFLGIALLGHFERVREFIRKPYVIAGFMYSNGVRVDEVEFYRQHGILPYSSFSSVTKVTEENKLAAGKDLFVISCSRCHTTNGMNGIDAKLTKLYGEQWDPAQMNSFVRGMHLSHPYMPPFPGNEQESETLVAYLIDLHENPAVIAGAQVAGIPHPIGVAREEEQSERLDGGSVAAGLPVIEKQAERNLD; via the coding sequence ATGGACTTTCCGATCTTTCACCTCGACGGCATGGGAAATCGCATGCTGATCGCCGTCATCGCGATCATCCATGTCATGATCAATCATCCCTTGGCGGTCGGGATTTATCCGTTGATCACGCTGCTCGAATGGCGGGGGCGAAAGCTAGGGGACGAGCGGCTCGACCAATTCGCCAAGCGGATTACCTTCGTCGTCTTTATCATTACCACGTCGCTCGGGGCGCTGACGGGCGTCGGAATCTGGTTCTCCACGTCGCTCGTCGCCCCGTTTGCGATTGGTAGTTTGATCCGGGTTTTCTTCTGGGCCTGGTTTGCCGAGTGGATCGTCTTCATCACCGAGGTGATGCTGATCCTCCTCTACTACATGACCTGGGATCGCTGGAATGAAGGACGGGCCAAGTCGTGGCATATCGGCCTCGGCGTTACTCTCTCGCTGATGTCGTGGGCGACGATGGCGATCATCGTGGCGATCCTTGGCTTCATGATGTCGGTCGGCAGCTGGGAACAAGGATCCGACCTGCTGACGGCAGTCCTCAATCCCATCTATCTGCCGCAGTTGGCGTTCCGCACGACGTTGGCCCTGGCCACTGCGGGACTATTCGCCTGGTTCATGATCGGGTTGATCCCGAAATCGCAGCAGGACCTGCGGGTGCAAGTGACCCGGTTCGTGTCGGCCTGGACGTTGTTTTGGATGCCGTTTTGGGGACTCGCCGCGTGGTGGTACATGTCGGTCGTGCCGGACGCGATGAAGGGCCTGATTCCGCTCGGCATGATGACGCAGAAGTTCATTACCTGGCAGGATGCGCTACTCTGGGCGAGCGTCGGCGTGATCAGCTTTATCGGGATCGTGGCGCTGACCGGGCTGCTGAAGCCGCGCTGGGTGCCGCGAGCCGCGCTGTTGATTCCGTTCTTCCTGGGGATCGCGCTCTTGGGGCACTTTGAACGGGTGCGCGAGTTCATCCGCAAGCCGTACGTCATCGCCGGCTTCATGTATTCGAACGGCGTTCGCGTCGACGAAGTCGAGTTTTACCGCCAGCACGGGATCCTCCCTTACTCCAGCTTTTCGTCGGTGACCAAGGTAACCGAAGAGAACAAGCTGGCGGCCGGCAAAGACTTGTTCGTCATCTCCTGCTCGCGCTGTCATACGACCAACGGAATGAACGGCATCGACGCCAAGTTGACCAAGCTGTACGGCGAGCAGTGGGATCCGGCCCAGATGAACAGCTTCGTTCGCGGTATGCATCTATCGCATCCCTACATGCCCCCCTTCCCTGGCAACGAGCAGGAATCGGAAACGCTGGTCGCCTACCTGATAGATCTGCATGAAAACCCGGCCGTGATCGCAGGCGCGCAGGTCGCCGGTATCCCGCATCCGATCGGCGTCGCCAGAGAAGAGGAGCAATCGGAGCGACTCGACGGCGGCAGCGTTGCGGCCGGACTGCCGGTGATTGAAAAGCAAGCGGAACGGAACCTCGATTAG